The following proteins come from a genomic window of Nitrospira sp.:
- a CDS encoding type II secretion system protein E codes for MLRNLARPSLAEILVGQGVLAKQAVEDVLGRLKGVPATLGQTLVCEGLLSEDQLAQALATQYDLPYDPLTSFQVDPRYYETISVKLMQRFPFIPISERDSVLTIAVADPHNLLGLDELELMIGKPLELIVSSKSAILSALDRSAGSRQALRELEAEYRSVLLKEDDRGEEIAAFDQGSEDQSPAVKLLDSILLSAMQRRASDIHIEAADRATKVKFRVDGILIQAMEPLDIRLHAPLVSRLKVMSELDIAERRVPQDGSFRMRLDRKTVDFRASILPSVFGESVVIRILDRDSIAAGVSALKLERLGFNPEDLRRFRRAIARPYGMVLATGPTGSGKTTTLYAAISEMNTLEDKLITIEDPVEYQLSGVVQIPVNEKKGLTFARGLRSILRHDPDKIMVGEIRDPETAQIAIQSAMTGHLVLTTVHANNVFDVIGRFASMGIDSYNFLAALNCVLAQRLIRIFCPSCRTPVKAQKALIEESGLDYEQYNDTTFYEGKGCASCLGTGYRGRKCITEFLDLTDEIKEMILADRPLSEIRYRAVTDGMITLRQSALNKMLNGETSLREVNRVTFSEEG; via the coding sequence ATGCTACGTAACCTTGCTCGGCCTTCTCTCGCTGAGATCCTAGTCGGCCAGGGTGTGCTTGCAAAACAGGCGGTGGAAGATGTCCTGGGTCGATTGAAGGGTGTACCGGCAACGTTAGGACAAACGTTGGTCTGTGAGGGACTCCTCTCAGAGGATCAGCTGGCTCAAGCACTGGCCACTCAATATGATCTTCCTTACGATCCATTGACGAGTTTTCAAGTCGATCCTCGCTACTACGAGACGATATCCGTCAAGCTGATGCAGCGATTCCCGTTCATTCCCATCTCCGAGAGAGACAGCGTGCTAACCATTGCTGTCGCAGATCCTCACAATCTGTTGGGGCTCGATGAATTGGAGCTCATGATCGGAAAGCCGTTGGAGTTGATCGTCAGTTCCAAGAGCGCAATCCTGTCCGCCTTGGACCGTAGTGCGGGCTCCCGCCAAGCCTTGCGCGAGCTTGAAGCAGAGTATCGATCGGTGTTGTTGAAAGAAGATGATCGAGGAGAAGAGATTGCGGCCTTTGATCAAGGGAGTGAAGATCAAAGTCCTGCCGTGAAGCTGCTTGACTCTATCCTGCTGAGCGCGATGCAGCGACGCGCCAGCGACATCCATATTGAAGCCGCAGACCGCGCCACTAAAGTCAAATTTCGTGTCGATGGCATTCTGATTCAGGCCATGGAGCCGCTGGATATTCGATTGCACGCTCCCTTGGTGTCACGCCTGAAGGTTATGTCCGAGCTTGATATCGCCGAGCGTCGGGTGCCGCAGGATGGAAGTTTCCGAATGAGACTCGATCGAAAGACCGTAGACTTTCGTGCCTCCATCCTCCCAAGCGTCTTCGGTGAATCGGTGGTGATCAGAATACTGGATCGCGATTCAATTGCGGCCGGAGTGTCGGCGTTGAAGCTTGAGCGGCTTGGTTTTAACCCGGAAGATTTGAGACGATTCCGGAGAGCGATTGCCCGTCCTTACGGCATGGTGTTGGCGACAGGGCCAACTGGAAGCGGAAAGACGACGACGTTGTACGCCGCCATATCGGAGATGAACACGCTCGAAGACAAGCTGATTACTATTGAAGATCCTGTTGAATATCAGCTTTCGGGTGTGGTGCAAATTCCGGTCAATGAAAAGAAAGGCCTGACGTTTGCTCGGGGCCTCCGGTCCATCCTTCGCCATGATCCGGATAAAATTATGGTCGGTGAAATCCGAGATCCCGAAACGGCACAGATCGCGATCCAGTCTGCTATGACAGGCCACCTCGTCCTGACGACGGTCCATGCGAACAATGTATTCGATGTGATCGGTCGATTCGCATCAATGGGGATCGATTCCTATAATTTTCTGGCTGCGCTCAATTGTGTATTGGCGCAGCGACTGATACGAATCTTTTGTCCCTCATGTCGGACTCCAGTTAAAGCTCAGAAGGCTCTCATCGAAGAATCGGGGTTGGACTATGAGCAGTACAACGATACGACGTTCTACGAAGGAAAAGGATGTGCGTCATGCCTCGGCACGGGATATCGCGGCAGAAAATGCATCACGGAATTTCTTGATTTGACGGATGAGATCAAAGAAATGATCCTTGCGGATCGGCCACTTTCAGAAATTCGTTATCGGGCAGTGACCGACGGAATGATCACGCTTCGACAATCGGCGCTGAACAAAATGTTGAATGGCGAAACATCGCTGCGGGAAGTCAATCGTGTAACCTTCAGCGAAGAAGGATAG
- a CDS encoding Type IV fimbrial assembly protein PilC has protein sequence MAVFAYRVARADGSTSQGHVEGEEESVVRAKLEAQGLLVFNLHRRGMVSVRMGKSRSWSGLPLGQFLVFNQELLALFKSGLPILRVWDLLIERAGHAGFQQTLREVREDIRGGTSASDALTKHPLYFPELYVATVKAGEQSGNLPEVLQRYITYLKLMIELRQKVTKAISYPIFLILIGMAVIGFLLTYVMPTFVSVYGDAAKTLPWATQVALDFVAHAEVWGLPTSAVVIGVILGIRAYYTTAVGHLVIDRLVLKLPLVGQIAVKHNTVQLTRTLGTILAGGTPLVDALQGARSAVSNRFVSQELTAAVNDIREGTTLAIALGRPKVLPRLAIEMLSVGEETGSLDTMLRDVAEFYEADLDTRLTQLTTWIEPALLLVMGILVGGIVIVMYLPVFQMAGTVGG, from the coding sequence ATGGCAGTATTTGCATACCGCGTTGCACGGGCTGATGGCTCCACGAGCCAGGGACATGTCGAAGGGGAAGAGGAATCTGTCGTTCGTGCCAAATTAGAAGCACAAGGATTGTTGGTTTTTAATCTTCACCGTCGTGGGATGGTCTCGGTGAGGATGGGCAAGTCTCGGTCATGGAGCGGGCTTCCACTAGGCCAGTTCTTAGTGTTCAATCAAGAATTACTGGCTCTCTTCAAGTCGGGGTTGCCTATCTTACGAGTGTGGGATCTGCTGATCGAACGCGCTGGCCACGCCGGATTTCAGCAGACATTACGTGAGGTGCGAGAAGACATCCGAGGTGGAACATCAGCCTCCGATGCATTGACGAAACACCCGTTGTATTTTCCTGAGCTCTATGTCGCAACGGTAAAGGCAGGAGAGCAATCGGGCAATCTTCCTGAAGTGCTGCAACGATACATTACATACCTAAAGCTCATGATAGAGCTCCGTCAAAAAGTGACGAAGGCGATCTCCTATCCGATTTTCCTGATTCTTATCGGCATGGCCGTTATCGGGTTTCTATTGACCTATGTCATGCCGACTTTCGTATCAGTCTATGGGGATGCCGCGAAGACTCTCCCGTGGGCAACGCAGGTCGCACTCGACTTCGTGGCACATGCGGAAGTTTGGGGATTACCCACCAGTGCCGTGGTGATCGGTGTCATCCTAGGCATACGCGCTTATTACACCACCGCAGTAGGGCATCTTGTAATCGATCGCCTTGTGCTGAAACTTCCACTCGTTGGGCAGATAGCAGTCAAACATAATACCGTGCAACTCACGAGAACGCTAGGCACTATTTTAGCGGGAGGAACTCCGCTCGTCGATGCTTTGCAAGGCGCTCGATCAGCCGTATCGAACCGTTTTGTCTCACAAGAATTGACGGCGGCAGTCAATGATATACGTGAGGGAACAACTCTGGCCATTGCCTTGGGTCGTCCTAAAGTCCTCCCCCGGCTTGCCATCGAAATGTTATCAGTAGGTGAAGAAACGGGCTCTCTCGATACGATGTTACGGGATGTCGCAGAGTTTTACGAGGCCGATCTTGACACCAGGCTGACGCAACTGACCACATGGATCGAACCGGCGTTGCTGTTGGTGATGGGAATATTGGTGGGCGGAATCGTGATCGTCATGTATCTACCCGTCTTTCAGATGGCTGGGACAGTTGGCGGATAG
- a CDS encoding putative secretion system W protein GspD-like produces the protein MSSCALWVPPDVKRGDQHLAEERWEEAALAYKQALKEDPFNVSLQGKYGLARERTAAMYAERGRVFLKEKQFDLALEEFKRALTIEPSSGEHQAGFQKIIRLKESRSLHREAERLAQLGRIDEAMSGFARAVELDPTYQEALESIARLTEEQHGLARDEHSRQPVTLKFKNAGIKEVLEGVAKVGGFTLVFDKDVRNDPISISIQDTPFEEALQLILNSNSLFSRQISPAVRIISPDTKQKQEQYRDQMIRTFYLSTAKAKDMVLLLKSMLDSKRMHANEQLNAIIIRDQPEKLELAEKIILANDRQEPEVLFDLEVLEVNRTKSQTYGLNYPKQAGAGLIAAGFAGPLAADAVQMTYRQLTDLGPTNYLFKIPTTVLLDFFKQQSDAKTLASPKVRVMNNKKAEINIGDKQPILLSTTNVLPGQATTGAVPTTSTVTSIEFRDTGVKLTVEPSIRLGNELSLKMKVEVIRVGDQVTLQASPLIQQFKFGNRSAETTLNMRDGETIILGGLLQEEDRRTRVTMPWIGDLPLIGKLLSSFKTDRITTEVILTITPHIAQPTLTPGSSNQAFWSGTEFNYATSPIFPSTSGNISTSVRSDSIRTSIRSSVTAERTGQLNAVRSWVQLATPGPLLVIKPEESVAQSGKEIRLSIVDGRISASDKSTFKLGYDAEILQFKRLDNAELIDKGVTTTGDNVGQERTITFQFAGPTKRSPRTINIAFVAKVPGVSPIRVELADPSSAVQTSPEVIGTGVVRVR, from the coding sequence ATGTCTAGTTGCGCCCTGTGGGTGCCTCCTGATGTCAAACGCGGAGATCAGCATCTGGCTGAGGAACGATGGGAAGAAGCTGCTCTTGCCTACAAGCAAGCACTAAAGGAGGACCCTTTCAATGTATCCCTGCAAGGCAAGTATGGTTTGGCCCGTGAGCGCACTGCAGCGATGTATGCGGAGCGAGGGCGGGTGTTTCTAAAAGAGAAGCAATTCGACCTTGCGCTGGAAGAATTTAAGCGGGCTCTGACCATTGAACCCTCCAGTGGCGAGCACCAAGCAGGCTTCCAAAAAATCATTCGCTTGAAAGAGTCTAGGTCTTTGCACCGGGAGGCGGAGCGGCTGGCTCAACTTGGCAGAATTGATGAGGCGATGAGTGGCTTTGCGCGGGCTGTGGAACTCGATCCAACATATCAAGAGGCTCTGGAAAGCATCGCCCGGCTTACCGAAGAGCAACATGGGCTTGCAAGAGACGAACATTCAAGACAGCCGGTGACGTTAAAATTCAAAAACGCTGGTATTAAAGAAGTCTTGGAGGGTGTGGCAAAGGTCGGTGGGTTTACGCTGGTTTTTGACAAGGATGTTCGGAACGACCCTATTTCCATTTCGATTCAAGACACACCTTTCGAAGAAGCATTGCAACTGATCCTCAATAGTAACAGTTTGTTTTCTCGTCAGATATCTCCGGCTGTTCGGATCATCAGTCCAGATACTAAGCAAAAGCAGGAGCAGTATCGAGATCAGATGATTCGGACATTCTATCTTTCGACGGCAAAGGCTAAAGATATGGTGCTTTTGTTAAAGAGCATGTTGGACTCCAAGCGAATGCACGCGAACGAACAACTCAATGCGATCATCATCCGCGATCAGCCAGAGAAGTTGGAACTAGCCGAAAAGATTATCCTGGCAAACGACCGACAGGAACCAGAGGTACTGTTTGATCTTGAAGTATTGGAAGTCAATCGGACGAAAAGCCAGACCTATGGCTTGAATTATCCCAAACAAGCTGGTGCTGGGTTAATCGCTGCTGGATTTGCAGGACCATTGGCGGCAGACGCCGTGCAGATGACCTACCGTCAACTGACGGACCTTGGCCCCACTAACTACCTCTTTAAAATCCCGACGACCGTGTTGCTGGACTTCTTCAAGCAGCAATCTGACGCTAAGACTCTCGCTTCACCTAAAGTCCGCGTCATGAATAACAAGAAAGCAGAGATCAATATCGGAGATAAACAACCGATTCTTCTCTCCACCACTAATGTCTTACCAGGGCAAGCTACTACAGGAGCTGTACCGACCACTTCGACCGTCACGTCGATCGAATTCCGAGATACGGGTGTCAAGCTGACTGTCGAGCCCTCGATTCGATTAGGAAATGAATTGTCGTTAAAGATGAAGGTCGAGGTCATTCGGGTTGGAGATCAGGTCACGCTACAGGCTTCTCCGCTCATTCAGCAATTCAAGTTCGGTAATCGCTCGGCAGAGACAACGCTAAATATGCGGGATGGAGAAACAATCATCCTCGGAGGGCTGCTTCAGGAGGAAGATCGCCGAACACGGGTGACCATGCCATGGATTGGAGATTTGCCGCTGATCGGAAAGCTTTTGAGCTCTTTCAAGACCGACCGGATTACGACGGAAGTCATTCTAACCATCACTCCTCACATTGCGCAGCCGACGCTTACTCCTGGCTCCAGCAATCAGGCATTCTGGTCCGGTACCGAATTCAACTATGCGACCAGCCCTATCTTCCCCAGCACCTCCGGAAATATATCGACCTCGGTACGGAGTGATAGCATACGGACTTCCATTCGCAGCAGTGTCACGGCAGAGAGAACTGGACAGTTGAACGCGGTCCGATCATGGGTCCAATTAGCGACACCTGGTCCATTACTAGTGATAAAGCCGGAAGAATCAGTTGCTCAATCCGGTAAAGAAATACGACTTTCTATTGTGGACGGGCGAATCAGCGCATCAGACAAAAGCACATTCAAACTGGGCTATGACGCGGAGATTCTGCAATTCAAACGGCTGGATAATGCGGAGTTGATCGACAAGGGCGTGACCACCACGGGAGACAATGTCGGGCAAGAAAGAACTATCACGTTCCAGTTCGCTGGTCCGACCAAGCGCTCGCCACGAACCATAAACATCGCTTTCGTAGCAAAGGTTCCAGGAGTGTCGCCGATTCGCGTCGAACTGGCCGATCCTAGCAGTGCGGTGCAGACATCGCCAGAGGTAATCGGGACAGGAGTGGTGAGAGTGCGGTGA
- a CDS encoding UDP-N-acetyl-D-glucosamine 6-dehydrogenase: MNKRGSRSIAVVGLGYVGLPIAVAFGKIAPVVGFDINKKKIEELRTGIDRTGEISENDLVAAQIRYSSEPSDLKTANFIIVAVPTPINEALQPDLTALQKASELIGQNLSSGAIVVYESTVYPGATEEVCLPILERSSGMRAGVDFKLGYSPERINPGDKEHTLEKITKVVSAQDPESLDIVADTYALVVKAGIHRASSIKVAEAAKVIENTQRDLNIALMNELALIFHRLGIDTKSVLEAAGTKWNFLKFSPGLVGGHCIGVDPYYLTSKAESVGYHPQVILSGRRINNGMGKFVAEHTMKLLSHSSRPANELRVGVLGLTFKENVPDLRNSKVPDIISELREYGIEVLVHDPIAETEEAVAEYGIHLVDWKRMKDLDGLVVAVAHKKFSDMSVIELLEPLRNQKQGVVIDVKSILDPKHIPASIKYWRL, translated from the coding sequence ATGAATAAGCGAGGATCGCGTTCAATTGCTGTCGTGGGATTGGGCTACGTGGGTCTTCCGATTGCCGTGGCTTTTGGAAAGATTGCTCCTGTTGTTGGTTTTGACATTAATAAAAAAAAGATCGAAGAACTGCGAACCGGAATCGATCGGACAGGAGAGATATCAGAAAATGATCTGGTCGCTGCTCAAATAAGATATTCGTCGGAACCCTCAGACCTCAAAACGGCCAACTTCATTATTGTTGCAGTTCCCACTCCTATCAATGAAGCATTACAGCCTGATCTTACTGCCTTACAAAAGGCATCAGAGCTGATCGGGCAGAATCTGTCCTCAGGTGCCATCGTGGTTTATGAATCGACTGTTTACCCGGGTGCCACCGAAGAAGTGTGTCTGCCAATCTTAGAAAGATCTTCCGGGATGAGAGCGGGCGTAGATTTCAAATTAGGCTACTCACCAGAGAGAATAAATCCCGGGGATAAAGAACATACGCTCGAAAAAATTACCAAGGTCGTATCGGCACAGGACCCTGAATCTCTGGACATCGTGGCGGATACCTATGCATTAGTTGTAAAAGCAGGCATTCATCGTGCTTCGAGCATTAAGGTAGCGGAGGCAGCCAAGGTCATCGAAAATACTCAGCGAGACCTTAATATAGCATTGATGAATGAGCTGGCTTTGATTTTCCATCGGCTAGGAATAGATACCAAATCTGTTCTTGAAGCCGCAGGGACGAAGTGGAATTTTCTCAAGTTCTCTCCCGGTCTTGTCGGCGGTCATTGCATTGGCGTGGATCCTTACTATTTGACTTCAAAGGCGGAATCAGTGGGCTACCATCCGCAAGTGATTCTTTCTGGTCGACGCATTAATAACGGCATGGGGAAGTTTGTGGCAGAACATACCATGAAGCTGCTCAGCCACTCGTCTCGCCCTGCTAATGAACTCAGAGTAGGAGTACTCGGCTTGACGTTTAAAGAAAACGTGCCGGATCTCCGTAATAGCAAAGTGCCTGACATCATCTCCGAGCTTCGTGAATACGGAATTGAAGTGCTGGTGCATGATCCTATTGCGGAGACCGAAGAAGCCGTAGCAGAGTACGGCATTCATCTTGTCGACTGGAAAAGGATGAAAGATCTTGACGGATTAGTTGTTGCCGTTGCGCACAAGAAGTTTTCCGATATGAGTGTCATCGAGCTACTGGAACCTCTTCGCAATCAGAAACAAGGCGTCGTGATCGACGTCAAAAGCATCCTTGACCCCAAGCACATTCCTGCATCAATAAAATACTGGAGACTATGA
- a CDS encoding Biotin synthase: MTYMTLTEKALNDESLTREECHSILTTPDDELLALLHAAFQIRSKYFGRTVRLQMLQNAKSGACQEDCHYCSQSSISTAQIERYNLLPQKQMIEGARQAAASKAQRYCIVISGRSPLDREIDEIAGAVRSIKQEIPIQICCSLGLMNESQAKRLKAAGVDRVNHNLNTSEAFHQSICTTHTFQDRLATIRNARAAGLEICSGGIVGMGEKDEDVIELAMALRDVKPDSIPLNTLHPVAGTPLENCDHLTPQRCLRVLCLFRFLHPRTEIRIAGGREHNLRSLQPLALYPADSVFVNGYLTTPGAPAPEVWGMIQDLGFTIQVNYQQSMAG; the protein is encoded by the coding sequence ATGACCTATATGACTTTGACAGAGAAAGCGCTCAATGATGAATCCCTTACCAGAGAAGAGTGTCACTCCATCTTGACGACACCGGATGACGAATTGCTCGCATTGTTGCATGCAGCCTTTCAAATCCGCTCCAAATACTTCGGCCGGACCGTCCGCCTACAGATGTTGCAGAATGCCAAGAGCGGGGCCTGCCAAGAAGACTGCCACTACTGTTCACAGTCTTCCATCTCGACGGCGCAGATCGAACGATACAATCTTCTTCCGCAAAAGCAAATGATCGAAGGTGCTCGACAAGCCGCTGCCTCAAAGGCCCAACGTTATTGCATTGTCATCAGCGGACGAAGTCCATTAGATCGAGAAATCGACGAAATCGCCGGGGCCGTTCGTTCGATCAAGCAGGAGATTCCAATCCAAATCTGTTGCTCGCTCGGTTTGATGAATGAATCTCAAGCCAAGCGCCTGAAAGCTGCCGGTGTCGATCGGGTGAATCATAATCTGAACACCAGCGAAGCCTTCCACCAATCGATCTGCACGACCCATACCTTCCAAGACCGGCTGGCAACGATTAGAAACGCGCGCGCAGCCGGTTTGGAGATCTGCTCAGGTGGCATCGTCGGCATGGGCGAGAAAGATGAGGATGTGATTGAGCTTGCCATGGCTCTGCGTGATGTGAAACCGGATTCCATTCCTTTGAATACACTGCATCCGGTCGCCGGTACACCATTAGAGAATTGTGACCACCTCACACCTCAACGCTGTTTGAGAGTGCTCTGCCTCTTCCGCTTTCTACACCCCCGCACCGAAATCCGCATTGCCGGAGGTCGCGAACACAATCTTCGAAGCTTACAACCTCTCGCCCTCTATCCGGCCGACTCAGTCTTTGTGAATGGCTATTTGACGACCCCAGGCGCACCGGCTCCCGAAGTCTGGGGCATGATTCAAGACTTGGGATTCACGATTCAAGTAAATTATCAGCAGTCGATGGCTGGCTAA
- a CDS encoding Ribosomal silencing factor RsfA, giving the protein MLDKKALDVQVLHVAPLTSIADYLVIGSAESDRQTRAIADSVVEILSRVGQRPLSLEGTASGQWVVIDFGDVVAHVFRHDTRSHYALERLWSDARSIPIPDNVSVSTATPKRRVIQKATSRKMV; this is encoded by the coding sequence ATGCTCGACAAGAAGGCCCTTGATGTCCAAGTCCTCCATGTCGCCCCGCTTACTTCAATCGCTGATTACTTGGTCATTGGGTCGGCTGAATCCGACCGACAAACACGCGCGATCGCTGATTCCGTCGTAGAAATACTCTCGCGTGTTGGCCAACGGCCGCTAAGTCTCGAAGGCACCGCATCGGGCCAATGGGTCGTGATCGATTTTGGCGATGTTGTCGCCCATGTGTTTAGGCACGACACGCGCTCGCATTATGCCCTTGAGCGTCTATGGAGCGATGCCAGATCTATCCCGATTCCAGACAATGTGTCGGTTTCGACTGCCACACCGAAGAGACGCGTGATCCAGAAGGCGACTTCACGGAAAATGGTCTAG
- a CDS encoding Nicotinate-nucleotide adenylyltransferase translates to MISDSQHTALSTQHSVSGRLGVFGGSFNPIHNCHLTIAHHVHERMQLSKVLFIPTGDPPHKRDESLAPANVRYEMVRLAIGESSFFMVSDIEIQRKGKSYSIDTIRALRRHYGPSTELFFIIGLDAFLDFPTWREPHELLTICHFVVVPRPERSFQALARMPLLPNLHPPALALLDAGTQKRLDIVVPSCPGITCLGIPPCSTSASEIRRRVRSGLPLANMLPPPVESYILRHSLYQEDRDRTRI, encoded by the coding sequence ATGATTTCTGATTCTCAGCACACAGCACTCAGCACTCAGCACTCTGTTTCAGGTCGCCTTGGTGTATTCGGCGGCAGTTTCAATCCCATACACAATTGTCATCTGACCATTGCTCATCACGTACATGAGCGTATGCAGCTCTCCAAGGTTCTATTCATCCCGACCGGCGACCCACCCCATAAACGGGACGAATCACTGGCTCCGGCGAATGTTCGCTACGAAATGGTACGTCTTGCGATCGGTGAGAGCTCATTTTTCATGGTCTCGGATATCGAGATACAGCGAAAGGGAAAGTCCTACTCGATCGATACCATCCGCGCATTACGCCGCCACTATGGCCCATCCACAGAGCTGTTCTTCATCATTGGTCTCGACGCGTTTCTTGACTTCCCTACATGGAGAGAACCACACGAGCTTTTAACGATCTGTCATTTCGTGGTTGTGCCTCGACCTGAGCGATCGTTTCAAGCGCTGGCCAGGATGCCTCTGCTTCCCAACCTGCATCCACCGGCCCTTGCCCTGCTCGACGCAGGCACTCAGAAGCGACTCGACATCGTAGTCCCTTCCTGCCCGGGGATTACCTGTCTGGGCATTCCACCCTGTTCGACCTCTGCCTCAGAAATTAGGCGGAGGGTTCGGAGCGGACTACCGCTGGCAAATATGTTGCCCCCCCCTGTAGAATCCTATATACTTCGTCATAGCCTTTATCAGGAGGACCGCGATCGTACGCGCATCTAA
- a CDS encoding Mobile element protein produces the protein MAEWPAPYVIADKGYDSHAIVEAIERSGAKAVIPPRSCVKELRETDFALYAERYRIECFFNKLKHYRAVATRYAKRVRNFASLIYLVASVLWMK, from the coding sequence TTGGCAGAATGGCCTGCGCCATATGTGATAGCCGACAAGGGGTACGACAGTCACGCGATCGTGGAGGCGATTGAACGTTCCGGTGCAAAAGCCGTGATTCCGCCGCGCTCCTGCGTCAAAGAGCTGCGCGAGACGGATTTCGCCCTGTATGCTGAACGCTATCGCATCGAGTGCTTCTTTAACAAGCTCAAGCACTATCGCGCGGTCGCCACCCGGTACGCCAAACGGGTCCGCAACTTCGCGAGTCTCATCTATCTTGTCGCGTCCGTGCTCTGGATGAAATGA
- a CDS encoding Transposase has product MARRELRDDQWKRIKELLPGKASDPGRTATDNRTFVDAVLWIARTGAHWRELPEQFGTWNSVFQRYNRWAKAGVWERMFRQLAGDPDFEYVMIDSTIVRAHQHAAGAKGGRLRRKPLAGRKVG; this is encoded by the coding sequence ATGGCGAGACGCGAGCTACGAGACGACCAATGGAAGCGGATTAAAGAGTTGTTGCCTGGCAAAGCGAGCGATCCAGGACGGACCGCAACCGATAACCGGACATTCGTGGATGCGGTGCTGTGGATCGCGCGGACCGGTGCACACTGGCGGGAGCTGCCGGAACAGTTCGGCACCTGGAACAGTGTGTTTCAGCGGTATAACCGGTGGGCAAAGGCAGGCGTGTGGGAGCGCATGTTTCGTCAGCTAGCCGGCGATCCAGATTTTGAGTATGTGATGATCGACTCCACCATCGTCCGTGCGCACCAACACGCGGCTGGCGCAAAAGGGGGGCGGCTGAGACGGAAGCCCTTGGCCGGTCGAAAGGTGGGCTAA
- a CDS encoding Glutamate 5-kinase / RNA-binding C-terminal domain PUA has product MRDKLLVHAKRIVIKIGSSLIASRAEGLRPQQIERLADEIATFRAQGREILVVSSGAIVSGIRKLQLKDYPKSLPVKQAAAAVGQSRLMWAYEKAFERLNIQVAQILLTHQDLADRRRFLNARHTLSALIGFGIVPVINENDTVAVDEIRVGDNDTLASEVAHLADADLLVILSDVDGLYTEDPRKNPSATLIPLITEITPNIERLAGDSSTFEGTGGMATKLRAAKKVGKYGISTLILNGERAGLLPTVLGGGPGGSLFLARERRLNSRKHWIAFTLRSRGQVHLDQGAVDALTNRGKSLLASGILQVTGSFEAGDPVSCVDTDGKEFAKGLVNVSSDLLGQVKGLKTANIHEQFGPQEYEEVIHRDNLVIL; this is encoded by the coding sequence ATGCGAGACAAGCTCTTAGTGCACGCGAAGCGGATCGTTATCAAAATCGGCAGCAGCCTGATTGCTTCCCGCGCGGAAGGCCTGCGGCCTCAACAGATTGAGCGATTGGCTGATGAAATCGCGACGTTCCGAGCACAGGGTCGGGAGATCCTGGTCGTCTCTTCGGGTGCCATTGTCTCCGGTATCCGAAAGTTACAGCTGAAGGATTACCCGAAAAGCCTTCCGGTCAAGCAGGCAGCGGCAGCGGTGGGGCAAAGCCGGCTCATGTGGGCCTATGAAAAGGCATTTGAACGTCTCAATATTCAAGTGGCGCAGATTCTGCTCACCCATCAGGATCTCGCCGATCGTCGCCGGTTTCTGAACGCTCGCCATACCCTCTCGGCACTCATCGGTTTCGGCATCGTGCCCGTCATCAATGAGAATGATACCGTCGCGGTTGACGAAATCAGGGTCGGCGACAACGACACCCTCGCGAGCGAAGTGGCTCATCTGGCCGACGCGGACTTGCTGGTGATTCTCTCTGATGTCGACGGACTATATACGGAAGATCCGCGTAAAAACCCCTCGGCAACTTTGATTCCGCTGATCACGGAGATTACCCCAAATATCGAGCGCCTGGCAGGAGATTCCAGCACATTTGAGGGTACAGGAGGAATGGCGACCAAACTTCGCGCAGCCAAGAAAGTCGGCAAGTATGGAATTTCGACGTTAATCCTCAATGGCGAGCGGGCCGGACTCCTCCCAACAGTCCTTGGCGGCGGACCCGGTGGAAGCCTGTTTCTTGCCCGGGAACGCCGACTGAACAGCCGTAAACATTGGATCGCCTTTACGCTTCGCTCCCGCGGCCAGGTCCATCTCGACCAGGGAGCGGTGGACGCCTTGACCAATCGAGGGAAAAGCCTGCTGGCATCGGGCATCCTCCAGGTGACAGGATCATTTGAAGCCGGCGATCCAGTCAGTTGTGTCGATACAGACGGAAAGGAATTTGCCAAAGGTTTGGTGAACGTTTCGTCCGACTTACTGGGTCAGGTGAAAGGCCTCAAGACAGCGAACATTCATGAACAGTTCGGGCCTCAAGAATATGAAGAAGTCATCCACCGAGACAACCTTGTCATCCTCTAG